The Bacillus zhangzhouensis region CCGATCACCATACAGCTTCTTTAAATGTTGTCACAGATGATCAACTGAAGGAATGGATTATTCTCGGTACTAACCGCCGAATCATCGATTGGATTTTGAATGGTAAAGTCCTGTTTGACCGAAATGAATATATCTTCAACTTAATTGATGAACTAAGTACATTCCCGTTTTCAAACCGCAAGCTCAAAATCGGTTTAGAATATGGCAAGCTCATTCGCAGATATATAGAAGGAAAAGCATTTTTTGAGTCAAATCAATTCCTTGATGCATATAATTCCATTGTGCATGCCCTGCATCATTTAGCACGTATTGAAGTAATTGATAAAGGCTTCCACCCAGAAGTGACCGTTTGGAACCAAGTGCGTCATATGGAGCCGGAAGTATACAAACTTTATTCAGAACTGATTGAAAGTCATGAAAGCCTGCATAAGCGTTTGGAACTTTTATTTTTAGCAAATGATTTTTTGATCCATTCAAAAG contains the following coding sequences:
- a CDS encoding nucleotidyltransferase-like protein produces the protein MENLLRPIYQERASHPDTLAVIIVERRHKVSSETDNFDAALLVIVKEAEEPLFIKHYESDHHTASLNVVTDDQLKEWIILGTNRRIIDWILNGKVLFDRNEYIFNLIDELSTFPFSNRKLKIGLEYGKLIRRYIEGKAFFESNQFLDAYNSIVHALHHLARIEVIDKGFHPEVTVWNQVRHMEPEVYKLYSELIESHESLHKRLELLFLANDFLIHSKAEIGAAHLRHVMEQKNIWLFAELLAHPDLKYFTTDLSVMIDFFVEKGIVQVESIETKGQKIYHRGYFVKKDIDA